One genomic segment of Flavobacteriaceae bacterium includes these proteins:
- a CDS encoding tetratricopeptide repeat protein: MGKRILFTVVLFLKVVFGFAQNENENILYIVDSIPIIEEPKEGFGTLTENEIDRVEMIKDKASIELTGYKNLDKIIYVFTKEYALRSDSIKAIPTTKLMVKKNGTWYLKGDKNPYSGLFIDYYLNGKKQEEGTLSNGRLMGKRLMYHLNGKVSDEIDYNRGVTNGMEKRFYEDGTLMQKGEYQNGKEIGVWEMYHPNGQLKQHSIFENGKLEGESISYYSTGELKGKNLYKNGVYQKNKINDKIFELYNQAQSYYKEGNFKSAIRKYTKCIALKPDLADMYFARGSAKLNNLEFDKAIIDFNKAIEIEPFYTNAYSNRAFALIRKYEFNDSRTLSKNKGVHNILSRNSYF, from the coding sequence ATGGGAAAAAGAATATTGTTTACTGTAGTATTGTTTTTAAAAGTCGTTTTTGGATTTGCTCAAAACGAAAATGAGAATATTCTCTATATTGTAGATTCGATTCCGATTATAGAAGAACCAAAAGAAGGCTTTGGTACTCTAACAGAGAACGAAATAGACAGAGTTGAAATGATCAAAGACAAAGCGAGTATTGAGTTAACAGGGTATAAGAATTTAGATAAGATAATATATGTTTTTACTAAAGAATATGCTCTTAGATCTGATAGCATAAAAGCCATTCCAACAACAAAATTGATGGTCAAAAAAAACGGAACATGGTACTTAAAAGGTGACAAAAATCCATATTCAGGCTTATTCATTGACTATTATTTGAACGGTAAAAAACAAGAAGAAGGTACACTTTCAAATGGAAGATTAATGGGAAAACGCTTAATGTACCATTTGAATGGAAAGGTGTCAGATGAGATTGACTACAATAGAGGAGTCACAAATGGTATGGAAAAACGTTTTTATGAAGATGGAACGTTAATGCAAAAAGGAGAGTATCAAAATGGTAAGGAGATTGGGGTTTGGGAGATGTACCACCCTAATGGGCAATTGAAACAACATTCAATTTTTGAAAATGGCAAACTGGAAGGAGAGTCTATTTCATATTATTCAACGGGTGAGTTAAAAGGCAAGAATCTATACAAAAATGGGGTCTATCAAAAAAATAAAATCAATGACAAAATATTTGAATTATACAATCAAGCACAATCATATTACAAGGAGGGGAATTTTAAATCAGCAATAAGAAAATATACAAAATGTATAGCTTTAAAACCAGACTTAGCAGATATGTATTTTGCAAGAGGTTCAGCAAAATTAAATAATTTGGAGTTTGATAAGGCAATTATAGATTTTAATAAGGCGATAGAAATAGAACCCTTCTATACTAATGCTTATTCAAATCGTGCCTTTGCACTTATTCGAAAATATGAATTTAATGATAGTCGTACCCTGTCTAAAAACAAAGGGGTGCATAACATTTTGTCGCGAAATAGTTATTTTTAA
- a CDS encoding DUF2927 domain-containing protein: MLINSSKLKLILFVLIPLICGVFIFEKTFGVNYTPTEYEKELISYFNEVVMKSEYIDNPNKVIKWKKPMCLSIYFDEEYQGQMKAIERTINNINKLATDGFKIKLSDNMLESNSILYICNFERLSTLNHNFHKKINDFINYETSGVAYTEFNEDNYTIDKALIYINSEDPLGIQESTILEEITQSIGLPNDPLTYPNSIFYKDKSEDNNDMKEYTKMDTDIVRLLYHPKMKPGLNSKQTKRIIKKILKEEAKSVNKKIK, from the coding sequence ATGCTGATTAATAGTTCTAAATTAAAACTTATATTATTTGTTTTAATACCTCTTATTTGTGGGGTTTTTATTTTCGAGAAGACTTTTGGAGTAAATTACACTCCTACTGAATATGAAAAAGAGTTAATCAGTTATTTTAACGAGGTAGTTATGAAATCTGAGTATATTGATAACCCAAATAAAGTTATCAAATGGAAAAAACCTATGTGCCTTTCCATTTATTTTGATGAAGAATATCAAGGTCAAATGAAAGCCATAGAAAGAACAATTAATAATATCAACAAGTTGGCAACTGATGGCTTTAAAATAAAGCTAAGTGATAACATGTTAGAAAGTAATTCGATACTTTATATCTGTAATTTTGAGAGACTTTCTACATTGAATCATAATTTTCACAAAAAGATTAATGATTTTATTAACTATGAAACATCAGGAGTTGCTTATACCGAATTCAATGAGGACAATTATACTATTGATAAAGCATTGATTTATATAAATTCCGAAGACCCACTAGGTATACAAGAGTCAACAATTTTAGAAGAAATAACCCAAAGTATAGGCTTGCCAAATGATCCTTTGACTTACCCTAATAGTATCTTTTACAAAGATAAATCTGAAGATAATAATGATATGAAAGAATATACAAAAATGGATACTGATATTGTAAGATTATTATATCACCCAAAAATGAAGCCAGGCTTAAACAGTAAACAAACAAAACGAATAATAAAAAAAATTTTGAAGGAGGAAGCAAAATCCGTCAATAAAAAAATTAAATAA
- a CDS encoding transposase, translated as MKTNEIIGIDVSKLLIDVCIYSKQIVQQFENSKSGFKLMLKWSFKNSSFSKEETMFVFEHTGMYSHLLSVSLTEQKLSFFIASGLEIKRSIGIARGKDDQIDAKRIALYGYRLKEELKPSKLPKRSILQLKSLLSLRTKLNKQRAGFKVTLKEQKRIYKAKEYKIIFDVQQKMIAELTKQIHKINTQMQAIIDQNIMLKETYKLVTSVKGIGMQTAIMMIVFTDNFSKFENWRKFASYCGVAPFPYQSGTSIKGRTKVSHLANKKLKAIINMCAISAIQHNPEMKLYYHKRIKQGKSKMSTVNIIRNKLIARVFAVVKRQTPYVDTFKFAA; from the coding sequence ATGAAAACAAATGAAATTATCGGAATCGATGTCAGTAAATTATTAATTGATGTTTGTATCTATTCTAAACAAATTGTTCAACAGTTTGAGAACAGTAAATCTGGATTTAAATTAATGCTAAAGTGGAGTTTTAAAAATTCGTCTTTCTCTAAAGAAGAAACCATGTTTGTATTTGAACATACAGGAATGTACTCTCATTTATTATCTGTGTCTTTAACTGAACAAAAATTATCTTTTTTCATAGCTTCTGGTTTAGAAATTAAAAGATCTATTGGTATTGCTCGTGGAAAGGATGACCAAATTGATGCCAAACGCATTGCTCTATATGGGTATCGATTAAAAGAAGAACTTAAACCCAGTAAGCTACCTAAAAGAAGTATATTACAACTAAAAAGTCTCTTATCTTTAAGGACAAAACTTAACAAACAAAGAGCTGGTTTTAAAGTTACTTTGAAAGAACAAAAAAGAATTTATAAAGCAAAAGAGTATAAAATAATCTTTGACGTTCAACAAAAAATGATTGCAGAACTAACCAAACAAATACACAAGATTAATACTCAAATGCAAGCTATTATTGACCAAAATATAATGTTAAAAGAAACCTATAAACTTGTTACTAGTGTTAAAGGTATAGGAATGCAAACTGCTATAATGATGATTGTGTTTACTGACAATTTTTCAAAATTTGAAAACTGGAGAAAGTTTGCCTCTTATTGTGGTGTTGCTCCTTTTCCTTACCAATCTGGAACTAGTATTAAAGGACGTACAAAAGTCTCTCATTTGGCTAATAAAAAATTGAAAGCAATTATTAATATGTGCGCTATTTCTGCTATACAACATAACCCAGAAATGAAATTATACTATCATAAAAGAATAAAACAAGGCAAAAGTAAAATGAGTACCGTTAACATTATTAGAAACAAATTAATAGCAAGAGTGTTTGCCGTTGTCAAACGACAAACACCCTATGTAGATACTTTTAAATTTGCTGCATAA
- a CDS encoding IS3 family transposase (programmed frameshift) — MKRRKYSKEFKIKAVELSNVRGNTKQIAMELGISADLIYRWRRELEQRPDLAFSGNGVKQLTEDQKELERLRKQLKDVTMERDILKNAGEHLLQERSEVLKFIKDYSREYPVGKMCKIFKISRNSYYRSKNYVPSDRDGKNRMLLSEIHRICERSKSTYGSPRITEELKAKGFKVSRSRVARLMKKHGIKAVRKKKFVVTTDSKHQYPVADNVLDRDFKATAAAQKWVSDITYLKTAQGWLYLTVIIDLFDRKVIGWSLSNGLKARQTIIAAWRMAVNNRMPCEGMIFHSDRGVQYASHAFVNILKSYHVTPSMSRKGNCWDNAVAESFFKTIKTELMIDNKFISNKSLQIKVFEYIETWYNRYRRHSALGYKNIIEFEKLYQIKNVA; from the exons ATGAAACGAAGAAAATACAGTAAAGAGTTTAAAATTAAAGCAGTAGAATTAAGCAATGTACGAGGTAACACAAAGCAGATTGCCATGGAATTGGGAATCAGTGCAGATCTTATTTACAGATGGCGTAGAGAATTAGAACAGCGTCCTGATTTAGCTTTTAGCGGTAATGGCGTCAAACAACTCACAGAAGATCAGAAAGAGTTAGAGCGATTACGTAAACAGCTCAAGGATGTTACCATGGAGCGGGATATCTTAAAAAATGCCG GTGAGCATCTTCTCCAAGAGCGATCGGAAGTATTGAAATTTATCAAAGATTACAGTAGAGAATATCCGGTTGGGAAGATGTGTAAAATTTTTAAAATTAGTAGAAACAGTTATTACAGGAGTAAGAATTATGTTCCATCAGATAGAGATGGAAAAAATCGTATGCTACTCTCTGAGATTCACCGTATCTGTGAGCGAAGTAAATCTACTTATGGAAGTCCTAGAATTACAGAGGAACTCAAAGCTAAAGGGTTTAAAGTATCTAGGTCTAGGGTAGCACGATTGATGAAAAAACACGGGATTAAAGCAGTTCGTAAAAAGAAATTTGTTGTCACGACAGATTCTAAGCATCAATATCCAGTAGCTGATAATGTATTGGATAGAGATTTTAAAGCTACCGCTGCTGCACAGAAATGGGTTTCTGATATTACCTATTTAAAGACTGCACAAGGATGGCTGTACTTAACGGTAATTATTGACCTGTTTGATCGTAAAGTCATTGGTTGGTCTTTGAGCAATGGACTCAAAGCAAGACAAACTATCATTGCTGCATGGAGAATGGCTGTAAACAACAGAATGCCTTGTGAAGGTATGATTTTTCATTCTGATCGAGGTGTACAATACGCATCTCATGCGTTTGTTAATATCCTTAAAAGTTATCATGTAACACCCAGTATGAGTAGAAAAGGAAACTGTTGGGATAATGCAGTAGCTGAATCTTTTTTTAAAACAATCAAAACAGAACTAATGATAGACAATAAGTTTATATCCAACAAAAGTCTTCAAATTAAAGTCTTTGAATACATAGAAACTTGGTACAACAGATACAGAAGACATTCTGCTCTTGGTTACAAAAATATCATCGAATTTGAAAAATTATATCAAATCAAAAATGTAGCTTAA
- a CDS encoding DnaJ domain-containing protein: MYHFLLHIQSSPEEIKAAFRKQVVKWHPDKNPNNPQAEERTKQLIQAYEFLSGEDAQSAFEGLGQDEYYWVDVSRSHKFEVGGFTFEMNFSLGSGEDWIYGAGISDDASRIYLGCYSGKTYQVNQSGNTEKNIHHPRRQEGGLWHNQPHFTCNRT; this comes from the coding sequence TTGTACCATTTTTTGTTGCATATCCAATCCTCACCAGAAGAAATCAAAGCAGCATTTCGCAAGCAGGTAGTAAAATGGCATCCTGATAAGAATCCTAATAATCCGCAAGCAGAGGAACGGACTAAGCAACTCATTCAAGCGTATGAGTTTTTGTCTGGAGAGGACGCTCAATCCGCATTTGAAGGGTTGGGCCAAGACGAATACTATTGGGTGGATGTAAGCCGTAGCCACAAATTTGAGGTTGGCGGATTCACCTTCGAGATGAATTTTTCTTTAGGCTCCGGAGAAGATTGGATATATGGTGCAGGAATTTCAGATGACGCTTCGAGAATTTACTTGGGTTGTTACTCAGGGAAAACCTATCAGGTCAACCAAAGCGGAAACACTGAAAAAAATATACATCATCCCAGAAGACAAGAAGGGGGATTATGGCACAACCAACCCCATTTCACTTGTAACAGAACATAA
- a CDS encoding helix-turn-helix domain-containing protein, protein MNLQRKFGLVLKELRLEKGLSQESLANQSDIDRTYISDIEKGERNISLKIIERLAETLQISLSELFKKIEEYE, encoded by the coding sequence ATGAATTTGCAAAGAAAATTTGGACTTGTATTAAAAGAACTTCGACTTGAAAAAGGACTTTCTCAAGAGTCTTTAGCCAACCAATCTGATATTGACCGAACTTACATAAGCGATATAGAAAAAGGAGAGCGAAATATATCTCTAAAAATAATTGAACGACTTGCTGAAACACTACAAATTTCTCTTTCAGAACTTTTTAAAAAAATAGAGGAATATGAGTGA
- a CDS encoding N-6 DNA methylase yields MELNLDFELTKTDKLLRKFEEIHNFIYANDGLSTQQTLEEFIKILFIKVIDEKKKEKKFYIDNTEFEKIKSSKKSEQLLQRINNLFSTTIQEYSDLFDKGDRIKLSPLSLANTINKLQDFSLINSSNDAKGLAFQKFFSHQEKDGRGQFFTPEPIIDFCVSIIQPKPNETIIDPACGSGGFLNSSFNYIIKNNKKVNVEKVVSENLYGLDINKSIARIAKMKLLLEANVETNVKCINSLTDYDEVLLKVKVDNASKGFDIVLTNPPFGTAGKISDKKILASFDLSYKWKKVNDNEFIKTNKLHTGQVAEILFIERCIDLLKEGGRMGIVLPNGHFENPSLEYLRFYIKQRTKILGIVNLPQETFIPYGTGVKTSLLFVQKDTSNLDREYPLFFSQIRKIGYQGNKNGSPIYQKDEYGNILRDDNKNPILDEDLTTVIEDYKKFHSSKNIETKNSYSIKYNELNGRFDYDYYSPKNRKLIELIEKNNAVRLSDVVEVVKTKSKKLANKNSTVEYVELSDVNTPSLEIINSTEMLVYELPSRASYEIKKGDIITAIAGNSIGSRKHATALVNSEFDGAICTNGFRVLRNFKIDPYYLLYYLKSEYFLNQISMLRTGAAIPNISDNDFKNLLISVPSEKTTKEISKKVKISFELREKSKSELNSIEYELA; encoded by the coding sequence ATGGAGTTAAATTTAGATTTTGAACTAACCAAGACCGATAAATTATTAAGAAAGTTTGAAGAAATTCATAACTTCATTTATGCTAATGATGGACTTTCAACTCAACAAACTTTAGAAGAATTTATAAAAATCCTCTTTATAAAAGTTATTGACGAAAAAAAGAAAGAAAAGAAATTTTATATTGACAATACAGAATTTGAAAAAATAAAAAGTTCTAAAAAATCAGAACAACTACTTCAACGAATTAACAATCTGTTTTCTACTACAATTCAAGAATATTCAGACTTGTTTGACAAAGGAGATAGAATAAAATTGAGCCCTTTATCTTTAGCAAACACAATTAATAAGTTACAAGATTTTTCCTTAATCAATTCCTCAAATGATGCTAAAGGATTAGCATTTCAAAAATTCTTTTCTCATCAAGAAAAAGATGGTAGAGGTCAGTTTTTTACACCAGAACCAATAATAGATTTCTGTGTAAGTATAATTCAACCAAAACCTAACGAAACAATAATTGACCCAGCTTGTGGAAGTGGTGGTTTTTTAAATTCTTCCTTTAATTATATCATAAAAAACAATAAAAAGGTTAACGTAGAAAAAGTCGTTTCCGAGAATCTTTACGGTTTAGATATTAATAAAAGTATTGCAAGAATTGCAAAAATGAAACTGCTTCTTGAAGCAAATGTTGAAACAAATGTAAAATGTATCAACTCATTAACAGATTATGATGAAGTTTTATTAAAGGTAAAAGTAGATAACGCATCTAAAGGCTTTGATATTGTTTTAACAAATCCACCATTTGGAACAGCAGGGAAAATATCTGATAAAAAAATCCTTGCTTCTTTTGATTTAAGCTATAAATGGAAAAAAGTAAATGACAACGAATTTATTAAAACCAATAAACTTCATACAGGACAGGTTGCTGAAATATTATTTATTGAAAGGTGTATTGACTTGTTAAAAGAAGGTGGTAGAATGGGAATTGTTTTACCAAACGGTCATTTTGAAAATCCTTCTTTAGAATATTTAAGGTTTTACATTAAACAGAGAACTAAAATTTTAGGTATTGTTAACTTACCACAAGAAACCTTTATACCTTATGGAACTGGTGTTAAAACTTCACTTTTATTCGTTCAAAAAGACACATCAAATTTAGATAGAGAATATCCTTTGTTTTTCAGTCAAATACGTAAAATAGGTTATCAAGGTAATAAAAACGGTAGCCCCATTTATCAAAAAGATGAATATGGTAATATATTACGTGATGACAATAAAAACCCAATACTTGATGAAGATTTAACTACTGTAATTGAAGATTACAAAAAATTCCATTCTTCAAAGAATATTGAAACCAAAAACTCGTACTCAATAAAGTACAATGAATTAAATGGTCGTTTTGATTATGATTATTATTCACCAAAAAACAGAAAACTAATTGAACTTATAGAAAAAAACAATGCTGTTCGTCTATCTGATGTTGTAGAAGTAGTCAAAACAAAGAGCAAGAAATTAGCGAACAAAAATTCGACAGTTGAATATGTAGAATTATCTGATGTTAACACACCTTCTTTAGAAATCATAAATTCAACAGAAATGTTAGTATATGAATTACCAAGTAGAGCATCTTATGAAATTAAGAAAGGGGACATTATAACTGCAATTGCTGGAAATTCCATAGGTTCAAGAAAACACGCAACCGCTTTAGTTAACTCTGAATTTGATGGTGCAATTTGCACTAATGGATTTAGAGTTTTACGCAATTTTAAAATAGACCCTTATTATTTACTTTACTATTTAAAGTCCGAATATTTTCTTAATCAAATCTCAATGTTAAGGACTGGAGCTGCAATTCCGAATATTTCTGATAACGATTTTAAGAATTTATTAATTAGCGTACCAAGTGAAAAAACTACTAAGGAAATAAGCAAAAAAGTGAAAATCTCGTTTGAATTAAGAGAAAAATCAAAAAGCGAGCTGAATAGCATTGAATATGAATTAGCATAA
- a CDS encoding helix-turn-helix domain-containing protein, whose protein sequence is MKENKSIGEILRENREKKGLFLRHVSAKLDIDTAILSKIERSERKATKEQILKFAEILDLDKDTLLIQYLSEKILYEIKDEALGSKALKVAEQKMKYINKNTSGN, encoded by the coding sequence ATGAAAGAAAACAAATCAATAGGCGAAATACTCCGAGAAAACAGAGAAAAAAAAGGACTGTTTTTACGACACGTATCTGCCAAACTCGATATTGATACTGCAATACTCAGTAAAATAGAAAGAAGCGAACGAAAAGCTACAAAAGAACAAATCTTAAAGTTTGCCGAAATATTGGATTTAGACAAAGACACCCTACTGATTCAGTATCTGAGCGAAAAAATACTTTACGAAATAAAGGATGAGGCACTTGGAAGCAAAGCCCTAAAAGTTGCCGAGCAGAAAATGAAATACATCAACAAAAATACAAGCGGAAACTGA